One Lottiidibacillus patelloidae DNA segment encodes these proteins:
- the yqfD gene encoding sporulation protein YqfD, which produces MKNFWTHKMNGYLQLKVEGYGIERFINYCSRNNIILWHVKRMGKQTMICFIAKEDALKIRPIVRQAECKVRFQKKLGAPFFIKRLFKRSGLFAGLLACIVLMFIFSNIIWNINVQGASPELNHQIRVSLNELGIKKGKFQFLMPSPERIQQLLMEKVDGVTWIGVKLNGTTYQFQVVEKTIPKEQEEYGPRHIVATKKAVIYDYFVEEGKMLLKINEVVEKGQRLITGILGEEENTKVVSAKGKIYGLVWYKSEVTLPLHSTFTLLTGNEELKHGIAVKGLYIPIWGFGKSEFENYDTFQEEKPFRFLKWQLPISYVQHSVKETETGKREYTEEEAVNVALTMAKEELMQKLPHDSKIKSEKILRLINENGKVKVLFHFTVIEEIGKAQPIIQGE; this is translated from the coding sequence ATGAAGAACTTTTGGACTCATAAAATGAATGGATACCTTCAACTAAAAGTTGAAGGTTATGGAATAGAGCGATTTATTAACTATTGTTCTCGGAACAATATAATTCTTTGGCACGTAAAGAGAATGGGTAAACAAACAATGATCTGCTTTATAGCGAAAGAAGATGCGTTAAAAATTCGCCCAATTGTTAGACAAGCAGAGTGCAAGGTGCGTTTTCAGAAGAAATTAGGCGCACCATTTTTTATTAAGCGATTGTTTAAACGTAGTGGTCTATTTGCAGGTTTACTTGCATGTATAGTCCTAATGTTTATATTCTCAAATATTATATGGAATATTAATGTACAAGGGGCAAGCCCTGAATTAAATCACCAAATAAGAGTCTCGCTTAATGAGTTAGGAATCAAAAAGGGGAAGTTTCAGTTTTTAATGCCATCTCCAGAAAGAATTCAACAGCTTCTAATGGAAAAAGTTGATGGAGTTACATGGATTGGTGTGAAATTAAATGGGACAACATATCAATTTCAAGTTGTAGAAAAAACGATTCCAAAAGAACAAGAAGAATATGGACCAAGACATATTGTTGCCACTAAAAAAGCAGTTATTTACGACTATTTTGTCGAAGAAGGTAAAATGCTTTTGAAAATAAATGAAGTCGTCGAAAAAGGTCAACGATTAATAACAGGAATTTTAGGGGAAGAGGAGAATACTAAAGTAGTATCGGCAAAAGGAAAGATTTATGGTTTAGTCTGGTACAAATCAGAAGTAACATTACCCCTACACTCGACCTTCACTCTTTTAACAGGAAATGAAGAACTGAAGCATGGGATCGCAGTTAAAGGTTTATATATACCTATCTGGGGTTTCGGGAAAAGTGAATTTGAAAATTATGATACTTTTCAAGAGGAAAAACCTTTCCGATTTTTGAAATGGCAATTGCCAATTTCATATGTGCAACACTCAGTCAAGGAAACGGAAACTGGAAAAAGAGAATACACAGAAGAAGAGGCAGTAAATGTTGCTTTAACAATGGCAAAAGAAGAACTGATGCAAAAATTACCACATGATTCAAAGATCAAGTCAGAGAAAATTTTGCGTCTCATAAATGAGAATGGTAAAGTAAAAGTACTATTTCACTTTACTGTCATCGAAGAAATCGGTAAAGCCCAACCAATTATTCAAGGAGAATGA
- a CDS encoding PhoH family protein, which produces MSEQLKEITLKIEDSSEAIALFGPNDAFIKNIEEALNVELITRGSTVLVKTTEENAEVVEAILSSLLSLIKDGITITGRDVISALQLAKKGQLDNFLQLYEEELTVTSKGKPIRPKTLGQRRYISALKETDLVFGIGPAGTGKTYLAVVMAVIALKAGSVKRIVLTRPAVEAGESLGFLPGDLQEKVDPYLRPLYDALHDLLGAEQTTRLIERGTIEIAPLAYMRGRTLDDSFVILDEAQNTTVEQMKMFLTRLGFGSKMVITGDETQIDLPKGVKSGLISASNTLQNVKGINIIYLEKTDVVRHPLVQKIIHAYEQMKN; this is translated from the coding sequence TTGTCAGAACAACTTAAAGAAATAACACTCAAAATAGAAGACTCATCAGAAGCAATTGCGTTATTTGGTCCCAATGATGCATTTATAAAAAACATTGAAGAAGCACTTAATGTAGAACTCATTACAAGAGGATCAACTGTATTAGTGAAAACTACGGAAGAAAATGCGGAGGTTGTCGAGGCAATTCTCTCGTCACTTTTATCACTAATTAAAGATGGTATCACCATTACGGGACGCGATGTAATATCGGCTCTTCAATTAGCGAAGAAAGGACAACTGGATAACTTTCTCCAGCTTTACGAAGAAGAGTTAACTGTAACCTCAAAAGGGAAGCCAATTAGACCGAAAACATTAGGTCAACGTCGCTACATTTCTGCTTTAAAAGAGACAGACTTAGTTTTTGGAATTGGTCCTGCGGGTACTGGAAAGACATATTTAGCAGTTGTCATGGCAGTAATAGCTTTAAAAGCTGGCTCTGTCAAACGTATTGTGTTAACAAGACCTGCTGTTGAAGCTGGTGAAAGCTTAGGTTTTTTACCAGGAGACTTACAAGAAAAAGTTGATCCATATTTAAGACCGCTTTATGATGCTCTTCATGATTTATTAGGAGCAGAGCAAACGACAAGATTGATTGAAAGAGGAACAATTGAGATTGCTCCATTAGCATACATGCGTGGAAGAACATTAGATGACTCTTTTGTAATATTAGATGAAGCGCAGAATACTACAGTCGAGCAAATGAAGATGTTTTTAACTCGCTTAGGTTTTGGTTCGAAAATGGTTATTACAGGGGATGAAACACAGATTGACCTTCCTAAAGGGGTTAAATCAGGTTTAATATCTGCTAGCAATACATTGCAGAATGTTAAGGGGATTAACATAATCTACTTAGAAAAGACGGATGTCGTTCGGCACCCTCTTGTCCAAAAGATCATTCATGCTTACGAACAAATGAAAAACTAA